The genomic region CAGAGAGTACCATTTTGGCAGTTTGTTGGTGTTTTGCCAGGCGATCAGTAAGCGATTAAACACCACTGATAGACCCCCGATGAAGATACCTAGCAATACCAACCCAGGGAAATCCCAGAGATTTAGAATAATTTCAAAGCTGGGGAAAATGGCGAGTTCACCCAACGCCAGTTGTGTGACCAGTGAACCGGACACGGCAGCAATGGCCAGTGGCGTCATACTGATCAGGCTGTACTGACGCAACACCACTTCCTGCGCGAAGATTACTCCGGCTAATGGTGTGTTAAATGAGGCTGAGATAGCTGCCGCGATACCACTGGCAATCAGCATTCTGCGGTAGGCGTACGGCAGTTTGCTATAGCGGGCAATGAAGCTGCTGACGCCGCCGCCCATGTGTATGGCGGGGCCTTCCCGGCCGGCACTTTGGCCTGAGATTAAGGCTATGGTGGCGCCAATAAATTGCATCAGGGTATTTTTAAAGGGCAAATGCCCTTGGTGGTAATCCAACCGTTGTAAAAGATAGGGTACTCCAACGTCATGATGCTCTTTGGGCACCAGACGGTAGATAACGGCGAGAATCAACGCCCCAAAAACGGGTAAGAAGAAACGGACGTCTGCGGATAAGTGTTCAAACCCTTCGTGATTTTGGCTGGGCATTAAACCACTGATGGCGTGTTCGGTCAGAATACGAAATAACAGGATCACCAAGCCGGAGGCAATGCCCACCAGAACAGCGATGGCAGATAGCTTGGGTAAGGCTTTTCTTTGTGACCAGCTTCTCATAGTGCAGTGATTCGAGCAGAGCCTTAGTAGATAATCGACAATTTATGTACAGCTTTAATCGCTTTTATTAGCAGATTACTTTAGCTTTTTAGCTTAGCCCATTATCATATCAAGGGTTTCCAATTTGAGCGACTACAGAGGAAAGATTGTGATTAAAGTCGGAGTGGTAGGTGGTACAGGTTATACAGGCGTTGAGTTGCTAAGACTCTTGGTATTGCATCCTGAGGTTGAACTTAAGGTGGTGACCTCTCGATCTGAATCTGGCCGAAAAATTTCTGATCTTTATCCTAATCTTCGTGGGCATCTGGATATTGAATTTACTGAGCCGGATGTAGATCGGTTAGCCGAATGTGATTTGGTGTTTTTTGCCACACCGAACGGCATTGCAATGAAGTCGGTTCCTACCTTGCTTGAAAAAGGTGTAAAAGTTATTGATTTGGCAGCAGATTTCCGGATCAAAGACGCTGATTTGTGGTCTCAGTGGTATGGTATGGAGCATGCTTGTCCTGAGTTATTGGAAGAAGCGGTCTACGGATTGCCTGAAACCTCCCGTGCGGAAATTGCCAAGGCACGCTTGGTGGCAAACCCAGGCTGTTATCCAACTGCAGTGCAGCTAGGTTTCTTGCCTTTGATTAAAGCCGGGTTAGTCGATCCTTCGGCCTTGATTGCCGACACCAAATCGGGTGTCAGTGGTGCGGGTCGTGGTGCCAGTGTAGCTACACTGTTATGTGAGGCTACTGAATCAATGAAAGCGTATAAAGCGGATGGCCATCGTCACTTGCCTGAGATTACTCAGGGCTTGCAATGGCACAGCGAGGGGAAAGTGGGCTTGACCTTTGTTCCTCACTTAACGCCAATGATTCGTGGTATTCACGCGACTTTGTATGCAAATCTGACGCAGGATGTGGATGATCTTCAGGCTTTGTTTGAGCAGGCGTATCAGGATGAACCGTTTGTGGATGTGATGCCGGCTGGTTCTCACCCAGAGACGCGTAGTGTAAAAGGCGCAAACACTTGCCGAATTGCAGTGCATAAGCCTCAGAATGGCAATACCGTGATTATCCTCTCTGTGATTGATAATCTGGTTAAAGGTGCTGCCGGACAGGCGATTCAGAATATGAACATTATGATGGGCTTAGAAGAAGACGCAGGTTTGCGTCATGTTGCATTACTGCCTTAAATTAATGTTTACAGATAAAAGCCGATAATAAAGGCTTGTATTACAAATCATCGAGTTGCATTCGGCGGCTCGGTGATTTTTTGTCAGGCTATACAAGAAAAGCGCGTATAAAGAAGGGAAAGGTTATGGCCGTGGTGAAAGGCTCTCCACATCAACGTCTTAGAGTAGTAGCGTATAATCCAGCGACCGATTTCATCCGAAATACTTTTTTGATTCTATTGCTGGCTGCAGCCTTGGTTGGGGCGTATTTTGCCGGCAGTTGGCATGTTTCGACGAAGTTATCTGAAGTAGAGAATCAAAAAGAAGTCATCGAAAAAGATCTCACTGAAAAAACATCGAAAGTAGATGTTTTAACGCAACGAGTGGCGGTTCTGGAAGAAGGCAGCAAATTAGATAAGCAGGCCAGTGACGCGGTACGTCAATCCGTCAAAGAGTATCGTGATCGAATTGCAGAGTTAGAAAAAGAAGTTACTTTCTACAAAAATATTATGGCGCCAGGTGGCCCTAATACTGGGCTGCACATTCAGAAAATTGAGCTTTCTTCGACTCCTGAAGCAGAGCGTTTCAAATTTAAAATTGTGCTTACACAGCTTGAGAAGAATCAGTCCTACCTTAATGGCCAAGCGGCGGTTAATATCATTG from Litoribrevibacter albus harbors:
- the argC gene encoding N-acetyl-gamma-glutamyl-phosphate reductase; this translates as MIKVGVVGGTGYTGVELLRLLVLHPEVELKVVTSRSESGRKISDLYPNLRGHLDIEFTEPDVDRLAECDLVFFATPNGIAMKSVPTLLEKGVKVIDLAADFRIKDADLWSQWYGMEHACPELLEEAVYGLPETSRAEIAKARLVANPGCYPTAVQLGFLPLIKAGLVDPSALIADTKSGVSGAGRGASVATLLCEATESMKAYKADGHRHLPEITQGLQWHSEGKVGLTFVPHLTPMIRGIHATLYANLTQDVDDLQALFEQAYQDEPFVDVMPAGSHPETRSVKGANTCRIAVHKPQNGNTVIILSVIDNLVKGAAGQAIQNMNIMMGLEEDAGLRHVALLP
- a CDS encoding DUF6776 family protein, which codes for MYYKSSSCIRRLGDFLSGYTRKARIKKGKVMAVVKGSPHQRLRVVAYNPATDFIRNTFLILLLAAALVGAYFAGSWHVSTKLSEVENQKEVIEKDLTEKTSKVDVLTQRVAVLEEGSKLDKQASDAVRQSVKEYRDRIAELEKEVTFYKNIMAPGGPNTGLHIQKIELSSTPEAERFKFKIVLTQLEKNQSYLNGQAAVNIIGQLDGKKTIYSLRELSEDYKDLGIKFRFRYFQNILGEIKLPTGFKPEEVQVILQTTGKQPVRVEKAFTWVMGESVNNVGQ